One Festucalex cinctus isolate MCC-2025b chromosome 1, RoL_Fcin_1.0, whole genome shotgun sequence genomic region harbors:
- the LOC144031711 gene encoding uncharacterized protein LOC144031711 codes for MDAESDNTVNGCDIPEDSEPSGGYDDDEDEELSALLIVRQGLIVFWMMRARQLKQKEKGQATGRRRRRWRKMREMMSEARASQEKVSHGPAAWRFPGYSESTTDDHKGES; via the exons ATGGATGCTGAGTCTGACAACACTGTAAATGGATGTGATATTCCTGAGGATAGCGAACCAAGTGGAGGATATG atgatgatgaggatgaggagctTTCTGCTCTGTTGATTGTCAGGCAAGGGCTGATCGTATTCTGGATGATGAGAGCCAGGCAGCTCAAGCAGAAGGAGAAGGGACAAGCCAcagggaggaggagaaggagatggAGGAAGATGAGAGAG ATGATGAGCGAGGCTAGAGCCTCCCAAGAAAAGGTCAGCCATGGACCAGCTGCTTGGAGGTTTCCTGGCTACAGTGAGAGCACCACAGATGACCATAAGGGAGAGAGCTAA